A genomic region of Rhodanobacter sp. contains the following coding sequences:
- a CDS encoding glycosyltransferase family 9 protein: protein MPVPASICLLRTSAIGDVTHVVPLVRTLQAAWPQGRLAWIVGKLERKLVGDLPGVDFVTFDKSAGWAGLREVWASLHGQRFDALLQMQVALRSNLLSVGIKAHRRIGYDAARAKDLHGLVVNERIPARTGEHVLDAIGSFAEPLGLKQTVVRWDIPVPDEAQAWAAEQLPGEAPALLVSPSSSHALRNWRAERYAAVMDHAASRGWRVALVGGPSPGERAMADAVLAACRHAPLDLTGKDTLKKLLALLARAQLLLTPDSGPMHMANAVGTKVLGLHAASNPNRSGPYSDRRWCVDKYDEAARKYFGKPAGELAWGTKIEKPGVMDLIGVDDVVERFEAASAHLGIG from the coding sequence ATGCCAGTTCCTGCTTCGATTTGCCTGCTGCGCACCTCGGCCATCGGCGACGTCACCCACGTGGTGCCGCTGGTGCGCACGCTGCAGGCCGCCTGGCCGCAGGGCCGGCTCGCCTGGATTGTCGGCAAGCTGGAACGCAAGCTGGTGGGCGACCTGCCCGGCGTGGACTTCGTCACCTTCGACAAGTCGGCCGGCTGGGCCGGCCTGCGCGAGGTGTGGGCGTCGCTGCACGGCCAGCGCTTCGATGCGCTGCTGCAGATGCAGGTGGCGTTGCGCTCCAACCTGCTGAGCGTGGGTATCAAGGCGCATCGGCGCATCGGCTACGACGCGGCGCGCGCGAAGGACCTGCACGGCCTCGTCGTCAACGAGCGTATCCCCGCGCGCACGGGCGAACACGTGCTGGATGCGATCGGCAGCTTCGCCGAGCCGCTGGGCCTGAAGCAGACCGTGGTGCGCTGGGACATCCCGGTGCCCGACGAGGCGCAGGCCTGGGCCGCGGAACAACTGCCGGGCGAAGCGCCCGCGCTGCTGGTCAGCCCCAGTTCCAGCCATGCGCTGCGCAACTGGCGGGCGGAACGCTACGCCGCTGTGATGGATCATGCTGCTTCGCGCGGCTGGCGCGTGGCGCTGGTCGGCGGCCCATCGCCCGGCGAGCGCGCAATGGCCGACGCGGTACTCGCCGCTTGCAGGCACGCGCCGCTGGACCTCACCGGCAAGGACACGCTGAAGAAACTGCTCGCCCTGCTCGCCCGTGCGCAACTGCTCCTGACGCCCGACTCCGGCCCCATGCACATGGCCAACGCGGTGGGCACCAAGGTGCTTGGCCTGCACGCCGCCAGCAACCCGAACCGCTCCGGCCCCTACTCCGACCGCCGCTGGTGCGTGGACAAGTACGACGAAGCCGCGCGCAAATACTTCGGCAAGCCGGCTGGCGAGCTGGCCTGGGGCACCAAGATCGAGAAACCCGGCGTGATGGACCTGATCGGCGTCGACGACGTGGTCGAACGCTTCGAGGCGGCAAGCGCCCATCTGGGGATCGGCTGA
- a CDS encoding GH92 family glycosyl hydrolase: MPMRKRGRITPKFSLPACLLVPGLLAMTAVCAMATDTPPADAVNPLIGSSNGGNTYPGAVMPFGMLQWSPENTRGHHTRTASPSGYQYDATRIRGFSLTHLSGAGCAGASGDVPVMPVTLPVTASPSTDAGDTRYAADFSHAGERAAPGDYQVALANGVQVELVAAMHSGIARFAFPAGKPASLLIRASDSEVGSSAASARIDRAQRSISGSVTSGNFCGYLSKADQRSYYTLYFVARFDQPFSATGAWQDATVRKGADAARGGTGYDAKGFPSAGKGSGVWVSFEPRKGPVQMRVGISYVSLANARANLDAEIPAGATLSDIRAKAREAWNRALGRIRIQGGTADQHTVFYTALYHSLLHPNVFSDVDGEYRGFDQKIHRVQGGQQAQYANFSGWDVYRSQLQLVTWLMPNVGSDIAQSLYNQAQQNHGEWDRWTHNSGGTHVMSGDPAVPALADVYAFGGRGFDLRGAYASLVHAATVPTAHDESDAGCNVECVGERPSLDQWLKLHYIATQSHAWGGAAETLEDATADFALSELAADVGDGAGQQRFLARAGYWRNLFNPKAAPDGGYIQNRNADGSWPAFAPSTDDGFVEASAAVYVWMVPFDLHGLFDAMGGHAKAAARLDRFFHDDKGRWAFTNAGPLHAELNNEPSVETPWLYDFAGQPYKTQATVRAVVNALWKNAPDGIPGNDDLGEMSSWYVWSALGLYPEIPGSADLVVGSPLFERAVVRGSGGDVAIDAPGASADTPYVHALQVDGKPYTRPWLPTTFVAHGGQLRFSLQATPDKTWGSDLRDAPPSFPPGAGHAGS, from the coding sequence ATGCCCATGCGCAAGCGGGGTCGCATCACGCCGAAATTTTCCCTTCCCGCATGCCTGCTCGTACCGGGCCTGCTTGCGATGACGGCGGTCTGCGCGATGGCAACGGATACGCCGCCGGCGGATGCGGTCAATCCGTTGATCGGCAGCAGCAACGGCGGCAACACCTACCCTGGCGCGGTGATGCCGTTCGGCATGCTGCAGTGGAGCCCGGAGAACACGCGCGGGCATCACACGCGCACGGCCTCGCCCAGCGGCTACCAGTACGACGCCACGCGCATCCGCGGTTTCAGCCTGACCCACCTTTCTGGTGCGGGTTGTGCCGGTGCGAGCGGCGATGTCCCGGTGATGCCGGTCACGCTGCCGGTGACTGCGTCGCCTTCGACGGATGCCGGCGACACGCGTTACGCCGCCGATTTCAGCCATGCCGGAGAACGCGCGGCGCCGGGCGATTACCAAGTCGCGTTGGCCAATGGCGTGCAGGTGGAACTGGTGGCAGCGATGCACAGCGGCATCGCGCGCTTCGCCTTTCCCGCGGGCAAGCCGGCGAGCCTGCTGATCAGGGCGTCGGACTCTGAAGTCGGCAGCAGCGCGGCGTCGGCCCGCATTGACCGTGCGCAGCGGAGCATCAGCGGCTCGGTGACCAGCGGCAATTTCTGCGGTTACCTCTCCAAGGCCGACCAGCGCAGCTATTACACGCTCTACTTCGTGGCCCGGTTCGATCAACCGTTCAGCGCCACCGGTGCCTGGCAGGATGCAACGGTGCGCAAGGGTGCGGACGCTGCGCGCGGCGGCACCGGCTATGACGCCAAGGGCTTTCCGAGCGCGGGCAAGGGCTCCGGTGTGTGGGTGTCGTTCGAGCCGCGCAAGGGCCCGGTGCAGATGCGCGTCGGCATTTCCTACGTGAGCCTGGCCAATGCGCGCGCCAATCTCGACGCGGAGATCCCGGCTGGCGCCACGCTGTCGGACATCCGCGCGAAGGCACGCGAGGCGTGGAACCGGGCGCTTGGCCGGATCCGCATCCAGGGCGGCACGGCCGACCAGCACACGGTGTTCTACACCGCGCTTTACCACAGCCTGCTGCACCCGAACGTGTTCAGCGACGTCGACGGCGAATACCGCGGTTTCGACCAGAAGATCCATCGCGTGCAGGGTGGCCAGCAGGCGCAGTACGCCAACTTCTCCGGCTGGGATGTGTACCGCTCGCAGCTGCAACTGGTGACCTGGCTGATGCCGAACGTGGGCAGCGACATCGCGCAGTCGCTCTACAACCAGGCGCAACAGAATCACGGCGAATGGGACCGCTGGACGCACAACAGCGGCGGTACCCACGTGATGAGCGGCGATCCCGCGGTGCCCGCGCTGGCGGACGTCTACGCGTTCGGCGGAAGAGGCTTCGACCTGCGCGGTGCCTACGCCTCGCTGGTCCACGCTGCCACCGTGCCGACGGCGCACGACGAATCCGATGCGGGCTGCAATGTGGAGTGCGTGGGCGAGCGCCCGTCGCTGGACCAGTGGTTGAAGCTGCACTACATCGCCACCCAGTCGCATGCCTGGGGTGGCGCCGCCGAAACGCTGGAGGATGCGACGGCGGATTTCGCGCTGTCCGAACTCGCCGCCGATGTGGGGGACGGGGCAGGGCAGCAGCGCTTTCTCGCGCGTGCCGGCTACTGGCGCAACCTGTTCAACCCCAAGGCCGCGCCCGATGGCGGCTACATCCAGAACCGCAACGCCGACGGCAGCTGGCCGGCCTTCGCGCCGTCCACCGACGACGGCTTCGTCGAGGCCAGCGCGGCGGTGTACGTGTGGATGGTGCCGTTCGACCTGCATGGCCTGTTCGACGCGATGGGCGGCCACGCCAAGGCGGCAGCGCGGCTGGATCGCTTCTTCCACGATGACAAGGGGCGCTGGGCCTTCACCAACGCCGGGCCGCTGCATGCGGAACTCAACAACGAGCCGTCGGTGGAGACGCCCTGGCTCTACGATTTCGCCGGCCAGCCGTACAAGACCCAGGCGACCGTGCGCGCAGTGGTCAATGCACTGTGGAAGAACGCGCCCGACGGCATTCCCGGCAACGACGATCTGGGCGAGATGTCGTCCTGGTACGTGTGGTCGGCGCTGGGGCTTTATCCCGAGATTCCCGGCAGCGCGGACCTGGTCGTGGGCAGCCCGCTGTTCGAGCGGGCTGTCGTCCGCGGCAGCGGTGGCGACGTGGCGATCGATGCGCCCGGTGCATCGGCCGACACGCCCTACGTGCATGCCCTGCAGGTCGACGGCAAGCCGTACACGCGTCCGTGGCTGCCGACGACGTTCGTCGCGCACGGCGGCCAACTGCGCTTCTCGCTGCAGGCGACGCCGGACAAGACCTGGGGCAGCGACTTGCGTGACGCACCACCGTCCTTCCCGCCCGGTGCCGGGCATGCCGGCTCCTGA
- the hutH gene encoding histidine ammonia-lyase, which translates to MSETILLDGSSLTRAQLVAVARDGARVALDAKQLARVQRAADFLADKVNCGEPTYGVTTGFGSNADKLLGAHRVRDELPGSRAEVPEGTLLEELQHNLITTHAVCVGKPFGADVVRAMLAIRINTLMRGHSGIRVSTLQALAAMLNAGVVPVVPEKGSVGASGDLAPLSHLAIVLLGGGEAFYEGERLSGGEALKRAGLEPVRLSFKEGLALNNGTAQMLATGTLALYDLERLLDAADLAASMTLDAFAGRSGALRPEVHELRPHPGQVSVAAHVRELLQGSTLLDIPYHLVPRFKPWTAEAWSEPDDQSLSFDIGWDWVPANQRHGREAFYARFLPFKGGKKHQPQDAYCLRCMPQVHGAVRDAWAQACRVFDIELNAVTDNPLIFPDAEGARFIEEQVISAGHFHGMPLALAMSYVKAAIPVLASISERRLNKLVDPATNDGLPAFLSGNEDGTDSGFMIVQYTAAALVNDLATRAHPASVYSVPTSANAEDHVSMGANEARHVLEMMEDLGHVIALELYTAAQALDYRQEMLNAARRLAQRGGWQALAAKVSNAPREGQPHHEQFVAEARQLAEALAASSDFHAGEDVRRAHATLRRHIGFLHRDRALDGDVSTICELVRQGAFHPAHAA; encoded by the coding sequence GTGAGCGAAACCATTCTTCTCGACGGCAGCAGCCTCACGCGGGCACAGCTGGTGGCGGTGGCACGCGACGGCGCCAGGGTGGCGCTGGACGCGAAGCAATTGGCGCGCGTCCAGCGCGCGGCGGATTTCCTTGCCGACAAGGTCAACTGCGGCGAACCGACCTACGGCGTCACCACCGGTTTCGGCAGCAACGCCGACAAGTTGCTGGGCGCGCACCGCGTGCGCGACGAACTGCCGGGCAGCCGCGCCGAGGTGCCGGAAGGCACCCTGCTGGAAGAGCTGCAGCACAACCTCATCACCACCCACGCGGTGTGCGTGGGCAAGCCGTTTGGCGCGGATGTGGTGCGCGCGATGCTCGCGATCCGCATCAACACCCTGATGCGCGGGCACTCCGGCATCCGCGTGTCCACGCTGCAAGCGCTGGCCGCGATGCTCAATGCGGGCGTGGTGCCGGTGGTGCCGGAGAAGGGCTCGGTGGGCGCCAGCGGCGACCTCGCGCCGCTCTCGCACCTGGCCATCGTGCTGCTGGGCGGCGGCGAGGCGTTCTACGAGGGCGAGCGCCTGTCGGGCGGCGAGGCGCTGAAGCGAGCGGGCCTGGAGCCCGTGCGCCTGTCGTTCAAGGAAGGCCTGGCGCTCAACAACGGCACGGCGCAAATGCTGGCCACCGGCACGCTGGCGCTGTACGACCTGGAGCGCCTGCTCGATGCCGCCGACCTTGCCGCTTCGATGACGCTGGACGCCTTCGCCGGCCGCAGCGGCGCGCTGCGCCCCGAGGTGCACGAGCTGCGTCCGCATCCGGGCCAGGTTTCCGTGGCCGCGCACGTGCGCGAGCTGCTGCAGGGTTCCACCTTGCTCGACATCCCCTACCACCTCGTGCCGCGCTTCAAGCCGTGGACGGCCGAGGCGTGGAGCGAGCCGGACGACCAGTCGCTCAGCTTCGACATCGGCTGGGACTGGGTGCCGGCCAACCAGCGCCATGGCCGCGAGGCGTTCTACGCGCGCTTCCTGCCGTTCAAGGGCGGCAAGAAGCACCAGCCGCAGGACGCCTACTGCCTGCGCTGCATGCCGCAGGTGCACGGCGCGGTGCGCGACGCGTGGGCGCAGGCCTGCCGCGTGTTCGACATCGAGTTGAACGCGGTCACCGACAACCCGCTGATCTTCCCCGACGCCGAGGGCGCGCGCTTCATCGAGGAGCAGGTGATCTCGGCTGGCCACTTCCACGGCATGCCGCTGGCGCTGGCGATGAGCTACGTGAAGGCGGCGATCCCGGTGCTCGCCTCGATCTCCGAGCGCCGCCTCAACAAGCTGGTCGATCCGGCCACCAACGACGGCCTGCCGGCCTTCCTCAGCGGCAACGAAGACGGCACCGATTCCGGCTTCATGATCGTGCAGTACACCGCGGCGGCGCTGGTCAACGACCTCGCCACCCGCGCGCATCCCGCCAGCGTGTATTCGGTGCCGACCAGCGCCAACGCCGAGGACCACGTCTCGATGGGCGCCAACGAGGCGCGCCATGTGCTGGAGATGATGGAGGACCTCGGCCACGTGATCGCGCTGGAGCTGTACACCGCCGCGCAGGCGCTGGACTACCGCCAGGAAATGCTCAACGCCGCGCGCCGCCTCGCGCAGCGCGGTGGCTGGCAGGCGCTGGCAGCGAAGGTTTCCAATGCGCCGCGCGAAGGCCAGCCGCACCATGAGCAGTTCGTCGCCGAAGCGCGGCAACTGGCCGAGGCGCTGGCCGCCAGCAGCGATTTCCATGCCGGCGAGGACGTGCGCCGCGCCCACGCCACGCTGCGTCGGCACATCGGCTTCCTGCATCGCGACCGCGCGCTGGACGGCGACGTGAGCACCATTTGCGAACTCGTGCGCCAGGGCGCTTTCCACCCTGCGCACGCGGCCTGA
- a CDS encoding 3-deoxy-D-manno-octulosonic acid kinase: MREQLLADAEGAILFDAEASPQVDADWFVPERWRERGALRSQAGGRGGVQIIATPAGECVLRHYRRGGLVAKLMGDRYLWHGADATRCFAEFRLLAEIARLRLPGPAPVAARYRRHGLYYRADLITRRIPDARTLAECLAARQLDAELAREVGALVARFHRAGIWHADLNAHNVLIASAALYLIDFDRGRARNPAEGWRLANLARLHRSLLKLSPPGHEIGVFERDIWQPLLDGYERTFGA, encoded by the coding sequence ATGCGGGAGCAACTGCTGGCAGACGCCGAAGGCGCGATTCTGTTCGACGCCGAGGCATCGCCACAAGTCGACGCCGACTGGTTCGTGCCGGAACGCTGGCGCGAGCGCGGCGCGCTGCGCTCGCAGGCGGGCGGACGCGGCGGCGTGCAGATCATCGCCACGCCGGCCGGCGAATGCGTGCTGCGGCATTATCGCCGCGGTGGCCTGGTGGCGAAGTTGATGGGTGACCGCTACCTGTGGCACGGCGCGGACGCTACGCGCTGCTTCGCCGAATTCCGCCTGCTGGCCGAGATCGCGCGCCTGCGGTTGCCAGGGCCGGCGCCGGTCGCCGCGCGCTACCGGCGGCACGGTCTGTACTACCGCGCCGACCTGATCACCCGGCGTATCCCGGACGCGCGCACCCTGGCCGAATGCCTCGCCGCGCGCCAGCTGGATGCAGAGCTGGCGCGCGAAGTCGGCGCGTTGGTGGCGCGCTTCCATCGCGCGGGCATCTGGCACGCCGACCTCAACGCACACAACGTACTGATTGCGTCGGCGGCGTTGTACCTGATCGATTTCGACCGCGGCCGCGCGCGCAACCCGGCCGAAGGCTGGCGACTGGCCAACCTAGCGCGCCTGCATCGCTCGCTGCTGAAGCTCTCGCCGCCGGGACACGAGATCGGCGTGTTCGAGCGCGATATCTGGCAACCACTGCTCGACGGCTACGAACGGACATTCGGCGCATGA
- the hisS gene encoding histidine--tRNA ligase, translating to MALTPARTMPGVLELLPLDQIAFQRMLDTIRRNYERFGFLPVETPAIEYADVLLTKTGGETERQVYFVQSTGALEQGEKPDLALRFDLTVPLARYVAEHERELSFPFRRYQMQRVYRGERAQRGRFREFYQCDIDVIGKDSLSVRYDAELPAVIYSVFRELNIGAFTIQINNRKLIRGFYESLGIVDGEMQTLVLREVDKLDKRGADYLRDTLTGPQFGLGADTAQKILDFSQSRSTSLQDALGKLDALGSGSEALEQGRAELKEVLGLIHALGVPESHFALNFSIARGLDYYTGTVYETTLNEHPQIGSICSGGRYENLAGQYTKSHLPGVGISIGLSRLYWQLREAGLVGTAQSTVDVLVTQMDEAQLPAYLALAGELRAAGIATEVVLEGGKLGKQFKYADRAGIRFAVVLGEDELAKGAVTVKDLRRGDQFEVARAELVKTLRVELEQAAAMG from the coding sequence ATGGCGCTTACCCCGGCCCGCACCATGCCCGGCGTGCTCGAGCTGTTGCCGCTCGACCAGATCGCGTTCCAGCGCATGCTCGACACCATCCGGCGCAACTACGAGCGCTTCGGTTTCCTGCCGGTGGAGACGCCGGCGATCGAATACGCCGATGTGCTGCTGACCAAGACCGGCGGCGAGACCGAACGACAGGTGTACTTCGTGCAGTCCACCGGTGCGCTGGAGCAGGGCGAGAAGCCGGACCTGGCGCTGCGCTTCGATCTCACCGTGCCCTTGGCGCGCTACGTGGCCGAGCACGAGCGCGAGCTGAGCTTCCCGTTCCGCCGCTACCAGATGCAGCGCGTGTACCGCGGCGAGCGCGCGCAGCGCGGCCGCTTCCGCGAGTTCTACCAGTGCGACATCGACGTGATCGGCAAGGACAGCCTGTCGGTGCGCTACGACGCCGAGCTGCCGGCGGTGATCTACAGCGTGTTCCGCGAACTGAACATCGGCGCGTTCACCATCCAGATCAACAACCGCAAGCTGATCCGCGGCTTCTACGAAAGCCTGGGCATCGTCGACGGCGAGATGCAGACCCTGGTGCTGCGCGAAGTGGACAAGCTCGACAAGCGCGGCGCGGATTACCTGCGCGACACCCTCACCGGCCCGCAGTTCGGCCTGGGCGCGGACACGGCGCAGAAGATCCTCGATTTCTCGCAGAGCCGCTCGACCTCGCTGCAGGATGCGCTCGGCAAGCTCGACGCGCTGGGTTCGGGCAGCGAGGCGCTGGAGCAGGGGCGTGCCGAACTGAAGGAAGTGCTGGGCCTGATCCACGCCCTCGGCGTGCCGGAATCGCATTTCGCGCTGAATTTCTCCATCGCGCGCGGACTGGACTACTACACCGGCACCGTCTACGAGACCACGCTCAACGAGCATCCGCAGATCGGCTCGATCTGTTCGGGCGGCCGCTACGAGAACCTCGCCGGCCAGTACACCAAGTCGCACCTGCCCGGCGTGGGCATTTCCATCGGCCTCAGCCGCCTGTACTGGCAGCTGCGCGAGGCCGGCCTGGTCGGCACCGCGCAGAGCACGGTGGATGTGCTGGTCACGCAGATGGACGAGGCGCAGTTGCCGGCGTACCTGGCGCTGGCCGGCGAACTGCGCGCTGCCGGCATCGCCACCGAGGTGGTGCTGGAAGGCGGCAAGCTCGGCAAGCAGTTCAAGTACGCCGACCGCGCGGGCATCCGCTTCGCCGTGGTGCTGGGCGAGGACGAGCTGGCCAAGGGCGCGGTCACCGTGAAGGACTTGCGCCGCGGCGACCAGTTCGAAGTGGCGCGCGCCGAGCTGGTGAAGACGCTGCGGGTGGAGCTGGAGCAGGCTGCGGCGATGGGCTGA
- a CDS encoding ferritin-like domain-containing protein, whose product MTSLHTIAQACLAATDPAEKLRLTHAAWAAVQAGELRPDACAPLPEPIAAPGRPEKPRLVSARQVPQRGLGSAEGRAALVHAVAHIEFNAINLAWDAVYRFRGMPDGYYRDWARCAHDEARHFALLSARLAELGYAYGDFDAHNGLWEMAEKTAHSDIARMALVPRVLEARGLDVTPGMIERLRHAGDESTIAVLEVILREEVAHVAAGTRWYRWCCERDGVDPVEHFFELLRSYMGVSLRGPFNRPARLEAGFVEAELDRLAVLAVAG is encoded by the coding sequence ATGACCAGCCTCCACACGATCGCCCAGGCCTGCCTGGCTGCCACCGATCCGGCCGAAAAACTCCGCCTCACCCATGCCGCATGGGCCGCCGTGCAAGCGGGCGAGTTGCGCCCCGATGCCTGCGCGCCGCTGCCCGAACCCATAGCCGCGCCCGGTCGCCCTGAGAAACCGCGACTGGTCAGCGCCCGCCAGGTGCCGCAGCGCGGCCTCGGCAGCGCCGAAGGCCGCGCCGCGCTGGTGCATGCGGTGGCCCACATCGAGTTCAACGCGATCAACCTCGCGTGGGACGCGGTCTACCGTTTCCGCGGCATGCCCGACGGTTACTACCGCGACTGGGCGCGTTGCGCGCACGACGAGGCGCGCCACTTCGCGCTGCTCTCCGCGCGGCTGGCCGAACTGGGCTACGCCTACGGCGACTTCGACGCGCACAACGGCCTATGGGAGATGGCCGAAAAAACCGCGCACTCCGACATCGCGCGCATGGCGCTGGTGCCGCGCGTGCTGGAGGCGCGCGGGCTGGACGTAACGCCCGGCATGATCGAGCGCCTGCGCCACGCCGGCGACGAATCCACCATCGCGGTGCTGGAAGTGATCCTGCGCGAGGAAGTGGCCCACGTCGCCGCCGGCACGCGCTGGTACCGCTGGTGCTGCGAACGCGACGGCGTCGATCCCGTCGAACACTTCTTCGAGCTGCTGCGCAGCTACATGGGCGTGAGTCTGCGAGGCCCGTTCAACCGGCCTGCGCGGCTGGAGGCCGGCTTCGTCGAAGCCGAGCTGGACCGGCTGGCGGTGCTGGCCGTGGCGGGATGA
- a CDS encoding DUF6165 family protein has product MSLIQTPVSYGELIDKITILEIKSQRIGDPAKLANVRTELDLLNATWAAHPASKTDIGDERARLLAVNELLWDIEDEIRLKEKAQAFDAEFIELARSVYFRNDERAAVKREINLKLGSQLVEEKSYQDYRAGT; this is encoded by the coding sequence ATGAGCCTCATCCAGACCCCGGTGTCCTACGGCGAGCTGATCGACAAGATCACCATCCTCGAAATCAAGTCGCAGCGCATCGGCGATCCCGCCAAGCTGGCCAACGTGCGCACCGAGCTCGACCTGCTCAACGCCACCTGGGCGGCGCATCCCGCCTCGAAGACCGACATCGGCGACGAGCGCGCGCGCCTGCTCGCGGTGAACGAGCTGCTGTGGGACATCGAAGACGAAATCCGCCTGAAGGAAAAGGCGCAGGCCTTCGATGCCGAATTCATCGAGCTGGCGCGTTCGGTGTATTTCCGCAACGACGAGCGTGCGGCGGTGAAGCGCGAGATCAACCTCAAGCTCGGCTCGCAGCTGGTGGAAGAGAAGTCCTACCAGGATTACCGCGCCGGCACTTGA
- a CDS encoding DUF1080 domain-containing protein, protein MSMKRRMLFIAVAGLACTAANAQTPNTLTAQEKAQGWHLLFNGRNLDGWHSYLQKAPGRDWSVHDGSIELQRGRSGRPQDFADLVSDGEYANFDLKLEWRMTPCADSGVMFYVNESPKYAQPYETGPEMQIADLACTKPDSRVLNERSGDLFDLISSPVEWVNPAPQWNRFEIVADHGHLQFFQNGHKVIDTWLGTDDWKKLVASTKFKAWPDFGTFRKGHVSLQGTEDKGETPIRLQFRDIKLREL, encoded by the coding sequence ATGTCCATGAAACGACGCATGCTGTTTATCGCCGTGGCCGGCCTGGCCTGCACAGCAGCGAACGCGCAGACGCCCAATACGCTCACCGCGCAGGAGAAGGCGCAGGGCTGGCACCTGCTGTTCAACGGCCGCAACCTCGACGGCTGGCATTCCTATCTGCAGAAAGCGCCGGGCAGGGACTGGTCGGTCCACGACGGCAGCATCGAGCTGCAACGCGGACGAAGCGGTCGCCCGCAGGATTTCGCCGACCTTGTCAGCGACGGCGAATACGCCAATTTCGACTTGAAGCTGGAATGGCGGATGACGCCATGCGCCGACAGCGGGGTGATGTTCTACGTGAACGAGTCGCCCAAGTACGCGCAGCCCTACGAGACCGGGCCGGAGATGCAGATCGCCGACCTGGCCTGCACCAAGCCGGACAGCCGCGTGCTGAACGAGCGCTCGGGCGACCTGTTCGACCTGATCTCCTCGCCGGTGGAATGGGTCAATCCGGCGCCGCAATGGAATCGCTTCGAGATCGTCGCCGATCACGGACACCTGCAGTTCTTCCAGAACGGCCACAAGGTGATCGACACCTGGCTGGGCACGGACGACTGGAAGAAGCTGGTCGCATCCACCAAGTTCAAGGCATGGCCGGACTTCGGCACGTTCCGCAAGGGGCATGTTTCGCTGCAGGGCACGGAGGACAAGGGCGAGACGCCGATCCGGCTGCAGTTCCGCGACATCAAGCTTCGGGAACTGTAG